The following is a genomic window from uncultured Draconibacterium sp..
TGTTATTTTAGCTGGTATGATTAAAAATCACTTAAAAGCCATACTAACCGAAAAACTTGGCTTTCCGCCAACAAATTGTCAAGCTCGTTTGATCGACAATTTAGCCGAATTTATCTCCGCTTCTCAACCCGATCGGATAATGCTGATAAAAGGCTATGCCGGTACGGGAAAAACAACAATGCTTTATTCTTTGACACAATGTTTGCTTTCCCTCAAAATTCGTTCCGTTTTAATGGCTCCAACTGGCCGTGCGGCAAAAGTTATGGCTTCCTATTCGGGTATGTCGGCGTTTACTATCCATAAAAAGATATACCGGCAGCAATCTGCATCGGATGGAATGGGACGTTTTGTATTGAATAAAAACTTGTACAAAAACACCTACTTTATTGTTGACGAAGCCTCGATGATATCAAACGAAATGAGCGAAAACGCTATTTTTGGTAGCGGACGTTTACTTGATGATATACTCCAGTATGTTTATTCGGGCGAAAATTGCCACTTGGTTTTAGTTGGCGATACCGCGCAGTTACCACCTGTTGGTCTAAATATAAGTCCGGCACTCGATGCGTTTAGTTTGGAACAATATGGTTTTTCAGTTCGCGAAGTTGAGCTGAAAGAAGTGGTGCGTCAGGCAGAAGGATCTGGGGTTTTAAGCAATGCCACCGAAATGCGAAACCTTATCGCCGAACAGCACAACGAAGGGTTTTTCCCTATCGACACACAAAATTTCCCTGATGTTGAACGTATATCGGGAGGAGAGCTGATTGAAACAATCTCGTCGTGTTACGATAAATACGGTTTCTTTGATACTACTGTGGTTACCCGCTCGAATAAACGTGCCAACCTTTTTAATAAAGGAATACGTGGTTCCATTCTGTATAAAGAGAATGAAATTGAGCGAGGCGATTTGGTAATGGTGGTAAAAAACAACTATTTCTGGCCCGGAGAGGATG
Proteins encoded in this region:
- a CDS encoding AAA family ATPase, translating into MIKNHLKAILTEKLGFPPTNCQARLIDNLAEFISASQPDRIMLIKGYAGTGKTTMLYSLTQCLLSLKIRSVLMAPTGRAAKVMASYSGMSAFTIHKKIYRQQSASDGMGRFVLNKNLYKNTYFIVDEASMISNEMSENAIFGSGRLLDDILQYVYSGENCHLVLVGDTAQLPPVGLNISPALDAFSLEQYGFSVREVELKEVVRQAEGSGVLSNATEMRNLIAEQHNEGFFPIDTQNFPDVERISGGELIETISSCYDKYGFFDTTVVTRSNKRANLFNKGIRGSILYKENEIERGDLVMVVKNNYFWPGEDDKLDFIANGDIAEIISIYGYEELYGFRFADVCLRFVDYVDVELDCKIFLETLSIETASFSSERNRELFHAVSEDYLDIRNKKERWEKIKENPYFNALQVKYAYALTCHKAQGGQWKAVFVDHGYLVEDMLDTEYYRWLYTAFTRPTEKLYLVNFDKGFFEGEEDV